From a region of the Synechococcus sp. PCC 7335 genome:
- a CDS encoding SDR family NAD(P)-dependent oxidoreductase, which produces MCKKPQTALRQASSSECPSCILNISSHAGIRPKGASIPYSVSKAALNHMTKLLALNLAPTIRVNAIAPGLVATPMSKNWTAARKLWEERSPMGRGAQPEEIAQVASTLIQSHYLTGEIIISDGGLNLT; this is translated from the coding sequence TTGTGCAAAAAACCCCAAACAGCGCTCCGTCAAGCGTCTAGTAGTGAATGCCCTAGTTGTATTCTCAACATCAGCTCACATGCTGGCATCCGTCCGAAAGGCGCTTCAATTCCGTACTCAGTCAGCAAAGCCGCGCTCAATCATATGACAAAGCTTCTTGCCTTAAACCTTGCCCCAACAATCCGTGTGAATGCGATCGCGCCGGGACTCGTTGCGACACCAATGAGCAAAAACTGGACAGCAGCACGAAAGCTTTGGGAAGAAAGATCTCCTATGGGCCGTGGGGCACAGCCAGAAGAAATAGCCCAGGTAGCGTCCACTCTGATTCAAAGTCATTACCTCACAGGTGAGATCATAATTTCAGACGGTGGTCTCAATCTTACGTAG
- a CDS encoding cytochrome P450 has translation MAKPLAVPTKPTPPGRFGLPVVGESISYLKDPEEFILQRQQQYGNVFKTHLFGSPNVVLIGADAVQFLFSHDGKTLEMTNTPNFETLLGEASIGVQIGAAHQVLRRQLAQAFQPRTLERYAIAMEAVTKQYLQSWAAKGSLTWYDELKKYTLDVACRLFVGVSTQADESLAEIYETWSKGLLSIPVRFPGSPLDKAIRARESLLARFDQLIEQRQYQQAEKKDVLSILLTAKDESGHTLSREAVKDNVLAMLIAGHETLTSALTSLCQQLAQCPDVLSKVKAEQEQLGFPTQMTPAVLNQMTYLEQVVKEVLRLVPPVVRSGSRKVLEDCKFGGYLVPRGWDVYYQIPETHMDSRIYESPEQFDPERFSSERAEDRRKRCGHIPFGGGIRECLGKEFARLEMKIFAALLVRDYRWELVPNQNLERVVLPFSRPQDGLKVLFSANSSDFA, from the coding sequence TAAACCTTTAGCAGTACCAACGAAGCCTACACCACCAGGTCGCTTTGGGTTGCCTGTAGTCGGCGAGTCAATCAGTTATTTGAAAGACCCGGAGGAGTTTATTCTTCAGCGGCAGCAGCAGTATGGCAACGTGTTCAAAACCCATCTTTTCGGCTCTCCGAACGTCGTGCTGATCGGTGCAGATGCTGTACAGTTCTTGTTCTCTCACGATGGCAAGACGCTGGAGATGACAAATACACCAAACTTTGAAACGCTGCTAGGTGAAGCGTCGATTGGTGTACAAATAGGCGCAGCTCACCAAGTCCTCCGTCGTCAGCTAGCTCAGGCTTTTCAGCCTAGAACCCTAGAACGCTATGCAATCGCGATGGAAGCGGTTACTAAGCAATATTTGCAGTCATGGGCAGCAAAGGGCAGTCTGACCTGGTACGACGAGCTAAAGAAATATACCCTCGACGTTGCTTGCCGCTTGTTTGTAGGCGTGAGTACACAGGCGGACGAGTCGTTGGCAGAAATTTATGAAACTTGGAGTAAGGGACTACTAAGCATACCTGTGAGGTTTCCAGGTAGCCCTCTAGACAAAGCTATTCGCGCTAGAGAGTCGCTCCTCGCTCGATTTGATCAACTCATCGAGCAACGTCAGTACCAGCAAGCGGAAAAGAAAGATGTTTTGAGCATTCTGTTGACTGCAAAAGACGAGTCTGGCCACACGCTCAGCAGAGAAGCGGTTAAGGACAACGTTTTAGCCATGCTGATAGCAGGGCACGAAACGCTTACCTCAGCACTAACTTCGCTCTGCCAGCAATTAGCACAGTGCCCTGATGTGCTTAGCAAAGTGAAAGCAGAACAAGAACAACTTGGGTTTCCAACTCAGATGACACCTGCAGTTTTGAATCAGATGACCTATCTAGAGCAGGTGGTAAAAGAGGTTTTACGCCTAGTTCCCCCTGTTGTTCGCAGTGGTTCTCGTAAGGTTTTAGAAGACTGTAAGTTTGGTGGTTACTTAGTTCCGAGAGGTTGGGATGTGTACTATCAAATCCCTGAGACTCATATGGATTCCCGAATTTACGAAAGTCCAGAACAGTTTGACCCAGAACGGTTCTCATCAGAGCGGGCTGAAGATAGACGAAAGCGCTGCGGCCATATTCCTTTTGGAGGTGGTATTCGTGAATGCTTGGGTAAAGAGTTTGCCAGACTAGAGATGAAGATCTTTGCTGCATTGCTGGTTCGCGACTACCGCTGGGAGCTAGTTCCTAATCAGAATCTAGAGCGTGTTGTTCTTCCGTTTTCTCGGCCTCAGGATGGCCTGAAGGTGCTATTCAGTGCTAATAGTTCTGATTTTGCCTAG